A portion of the Desulfovibrio inopinatus DSM 10711 genome contains these proteins:
- a CDS encoding DUF1566 domain-containing protein, with amino-acid sequence MLVDSVHTDPTINPAFSCKSELYWSSTTGPYYHNIAWLVDFSDGKATADDVYNGKGYEFYVRCVREGY; translated from the coding sequence ATATTAGTTGACTCTGTACATACCGACCCGACGATTAATCCCGCTTTTTCGTGCAAATCTGAACTATATTGGTCGAGCACAACAGGACCATACTATCACAATATAGCTTGGCTCGTTGATTTCTCCGACGGTAAAGCAACTGCAGATGATGTTTATAACGGTAAAGGCTATGAATTTTACGTCAGATGCGTTCGAGAAGGATACTAA
- a CDS encoding tyrosine-type recombinase/integrase, giving the protein MASLCKKAGVKRFGFHAMRRYVGSLLAKNGVAMKVIQSVLRHKQLAHTEKYGNGLDVDMSSAVSRLSRCLFPISPTQLPTLLHVVK; this is encoded by the coding sequence TTGGCGTCATTGTGCAAAAAGGCAGGAGTAAAACGATTTGGATTTCATGCGATGCGCCGTTATGTTGGAAGTCTTCTTGCCAAGAATGGAGTTGCGATGAAAGTTATTCAAAGTGTGCTTCGACATAAGCAACTCGCTCACACTGAAAAGTATGGAAACGGACTTGACGTCGATATGTCCAGTGCTGTCAGTAGGTTATCAAGGTGCCTTTTCCCAATCAGCCCCACACAACTCCCCACATTGCTGCATGTGGTGAAGTAA
- a CDS encoding RNA recognition motif domain-containing protein, giving the protein MSKNLYVGNLSWSTSESEVRTAFEAYGEVTSVKLIEDRETGRPRGFGFVEMEDSGAIEAIHNLDGKEFDGRNIKVNEAKPRAERSRW; this is encoded by the coding sequence ATGTCCAAGAATCTTTATGTCGGCAACTTGTCCTGGTCCACTAGTGAAAGTGAAGTTCGCACAGCCTTTGAGGCTTATGGCGAAGTGACTTCAGTTAAACTGATCGAGGACCGAGAAACTGGTCGCCCGCGTGGTTTCGGTTTTGTTGAAATGGAAGACAGCGGCGCCATTGAAGCCATCCACAATCTGGATGGTAAAGAGTTCGACGGGCGCAACATCAAGGTCAATGAAGCAAAACCCCGTGCAGAACGCTCCCGTTGGTAG